One window of Candidatus Nitrospira kreftii genomic DNA carries:
- a CDS encoding hypothetical protein (conserved exported protein of unknown function), producing MWKAPTLSACRSCFLALSGLLLTLQEVGAKDFNPDNPLNQPAPIYWCSSKTPDQQISTKKGPGCEPLYEQTAVERFREKTRQMGFDLPDRDPIKIVELQNAASKFSGRYRSFISCCLTDKDAPEHIVDLIDEANHVLKAVQQKGIYNSAGFGIGSRADGSPGTGPGNGSGNGGLGGGPGAAPKLGTFARQYTLSEIVGTVARAREDLFRLQERLDKLNEAQKQMDQVDYESSGRVRLEIQDEEDAIKKEFKAKRPPSSAPTGMEIQDTTLRPRIGGDIEDTRLKANFGADIGASVSPYSNVNESLHPRRGEDVHNSQLPHRPGTDIQDTSMPSSTGFEVDNTQNREGASTVPKRGVGAAIGDSDLNSQKR from the coding sequence ATGTGGAAGGCTCCTACACTCAGTGCGTGCCGAAGTTGTTTTCTCGCACTCAGCGGCTTGCTGCTCACGCTACAAGAGGTTGGCGCGAAGGACTTCAATCCTGATAACCCACTGAATCAACCGGCACCGATCTATTGGTGCTCAAGCAAAACCCCCGACCAACAGATTTCAACAAAAAAGGGCCCGGGTTGTGAGCCGCTCTATGAACAAACGGCCGTGGAGAGATTCAGGGAGAAAACCCGCCAGATGGGCTTTGATCTTCCTGATCGCGACCCTATAAAGATCGTAGAATTACAGAATGCTGCTTCGAAATTTTCAGGTCGTTACCGATCGTTCATCTCGTGCTGCTTGACCGATAAGGACGCCCCTGAACACATCGTTGATTTAATCGATGAAGCGAACCACGTGCTCAAAGCCGTGCAGCAAAAAGGCATCTACAATTCCGCAGGGTTCGGGATCGGTAGTAGGGCCGATGGGAGTCCAGGCACTGGCCCTGGCAACGGAAGTGGAAACGGTGGGTTAGGTGGCGGCCCCGGAGCAGCCCCAAAACTTGGCACGTTTGCCCGCCAATATACTCTCAGCGAAATCGTTGGAACGGTCGCGCGTGCACGTGAAGACCTCTTTCGACTGCAGGAACGGCTGGATAAATTAAATGAGGCGCAGAAGCAGATGGACCAAGTCGATTACGAAAGTAGCGGCCGGGTCAGATTGGAGATCCAAGACGAGGAAGATGCCATCAAGAAGGAGTTCAAGGCCAAAAGGCCGCCGTCATCAGCTCCGACTGGAATGGAAATCCAGGACACCACCTTGCGCCCACGAATCGGAGGAGACATTGAGGACACCAGACTGAAGGCCAACTTCGGTGCCGACATTGGAGCCTCAGTTTCCCCCTATAGCAATGTGAACGAATCGCTCCATCCACGCAGAGGGGAGGATGTACACAATAGTCAGCTTCCCCATCGTCCAGGAACGGACATTCAAGATACCTCCATGCCCAGCAGTACCGGCTTTGAAGTCGACAACACGCAAAATCGTGAAGGCGCATCCACCGTTCCAAAACGTGGAGTCGGCGCTGCTATCGGAGATTCCGATTTGAACAGCCAGAAGCGATAA
- a CDS encoding hypothetical protein (conserved protein of unknown function) codes for MKILLSLLFFTFSLVGCNRSDPIVLIQLHPQNPDIIYVATNDYIYKTRDGGQTWANLSRGMSYSRVIAMAIDPTYPATVYAGTKGDAVYKSHDGGQRWTSMRAGLDDATITSVVNQFVFDPDDAQHIFLATTMGVFETKNGGEQWTKRMEGMKEVLMVVTLAMDPTRPSILYAGTSGGVYKSIDQAGHWEKVNNGLVPPDMLKTSRALNVTSILVDPYAPDTVYAATLSGLYKTTDAAQAWTRVGGSLADQMIIAMALDRTRQGVIYITGRDGVHRSEDGGTTWKLMNSGLATTNVRAIAQSATDPKIFYAGTNGSGLYRSKNAGEMWEPMPAIGGKV; via the coding sequence ATGAAGATTCTGCTGTCTCTCCTTTTCTTCACCTTCTCGCTTGTCGGCTGTAATCGCAGCGATCCGATCGTTCTCATCCAGCTCCATCCCCAAAATCCCGATATCATCTACGTCGCGACGAACGACTATATCTATAAGACTCGCGATGGCGGCCAGACCTGGGCGAACCTTTCACGGGGGATGAGTTATTCCCGTGTCATCGCGATGGCGATCGATCCGACCTATCCTGCAACGGTATATGCGGGAACGAAGGGTGATGCTGTCTATAAAAGTCATGATGGCGGGCAGCGTTGGACATCGATGCGCGCAGGCCTTGATGACGCGACAATTACTTCAGTGGTAAATCAGTTCGTATTCGACCCTGACGACGCGCAGCACATTTTTCTCGCCACAACAATGGGTGTGTTCGAAACTAAGAACGGGGGCGAGCAATGGACAAAGAGAATGGAGGGCATGAAGGAAGTGCTGATGGTGGTGACATTGGCCATGGATCCGACCAGGCCGTCCATTCTGTACGCGGGAACCAGCGGCGGTGTCTATAAGTCGATTGATCAGGCCGGCCATTGGGAGAAAGTGAATAATGGCCTGGTTCCACCGGACATGTTGAAAACATCACGGGCACTCAATGTAACCTCCATTCTCGTCGATCCATACGCCCCCGATACTGTCTATGCTGCAACGCTGAGCGGATTATACAAGACAACCGATGCCGCCCAGGCATGGACGCGTGTTGGAGGGTCGCTTGCAGATCAGATGATTATCGCAATGGCGCTGGATCGAACTCGTCAAGGGGTGATCTACATTACGGGGCGAGATGGGGTGCATCGGAGTGAAGACGGGGGTACGACCTGGAAACTGATGAATAGCGGGTTAGCGACGACTAATGTCAGGGCCATCGCACAGAGCGCCACAGATCCAAAGATCTTCTATGCCGGCACCAACGGGAGCGGATTGTACCGGAGCAAGAATGCAGGAGAAATGTGGGAGCCGATGCCGGCAATCGGAGGGAAGGTGTGA
- a CDS encoding hypothetical protein (conserved protein of unknown function) encodes MADQFSFDVVSEVNMQELKNALDQATKEIKQRFDFKGTKTEITLKEKEKELVVISDDDYKLKAVVEIINAKCVKRGVSLKAFDYGTVEPALSGTVRQVAKIQSGLASDKAKEITKAVKDSKLKVQAQIQGEQVRVLGKSKDELQSAMIFLKGKDFGLDLQFTNYR; translated from the coding sequence GTGGCTGATCAGTTTTCATTCGATGTCGTGTCTGAAGTGAATATGCAGGAGCTGAAGAATGCGCTGGATCAGGCGACGAAAGAGATTAAGCAACGCTTCGACTTCAAGGGCACGAAGACAGAAATCACGCTAAAGGAGAAGGAAAAGGAGCTAGTCGTAATATCAGATGACGACTATAAGCTGAAAGCGGTTGTGGAGATCATCAACGCGAAGTGCGTGAAGCGCGGCGTGTCGTTGAAAGCCTTCGACTACGGTACTGTGGAACCGGCGTTGAGTGGAACCGTGCGGCAAGTGGCCAAGATTCAGAGTGGCCTGGCGTCAGACAAAGCGAAGGAGATTACCAAGGCAGTCAAAGATTCAAAATTGAAAGTCCAAGCGCAAATTCAGGGCGAGCAAGTGCGAGTGCTGGGTAAGAGCAAGGATGAGCTGCAGTCGGCAATGATATTCTTGAAGGGAAAAGATTTCGGACTCGATTTGCAGTTTACGAACTATAGGTAA
- a CDS encoding Peptide transporter CstA produces the protein MKVAVNLLWLLLSVLGAFALAHVVGVVNPNEKVNGLWLVVAAACIYVLAYRFYGRWLARQVVGLNNQHVTPAVRLNDGVNFHPTNKVVLFGHHFAAIAGAGPLLGPVLAAQFGFVPGFLWLVIGAVLAGAVQDFIILVASMRRNGRSLPEIAHDELGSVTGTATAVAVLFIVVVALAGLGFAVVNALYHNAWGTFTIAMTIPIGLLMGFYLQKFRPGAVAEVSILGVVLLIAAVLYGRVVAQSSYAWMFEFDKPALVWLLAGYGFLASVLPGWMLLVPRGYLSTFMKLGVVFLLGLGVILMAPTIEMPRVTQFANGGGPIIPGTLFPFLFITIACGAISGFHSLVSSGTTPKMIEQESQAVVGYAAMLLESFVGVMALIAASVLIPGDYLAINTTLGEEALSAMGFAPSKLAELSQMVEVDVAGRPGGAVSLAVGMASIFSALPGMAGLMAYWYQFALVFEALFILTTIDTGTRVGRYLIQEMAGTVYAPFRRINWIPGVVVSSGVVVGAWAYLIGTGSISTIWPMFGAANQLLGMLALCIGTTVLIKMRKTSYLWVTALPMLFVGFITLTGSYEMFWMFLKKAGTLAVGQALALYLDAVLVALVAVLGLIVLSDSIRQWYAYVVLKKPITSSEVLVMAGGGTAGRIQTAIVCDDEKGFKLPHGTGCC, from the coding sequence ATGAAAGTGGCGGTGAATTTGCTTTGGCTTCTGCTCTCCGTTCTCGGTGCGTTCGCACTGGCTCACGTGGTCGGCGTCGTCAATCCGAACGAAAAAGTGAATGGCCTCTGGCTGGTCGTCGCGGCGGCCTGTATTTATGTGCTGGCCTATCGATTTTATGGCCGATGGCTGGCTAGGCAGGTCGTTGGTCTGAACAATCAGCATGTGACGCCGGCGGTGCGGTTGAACGATGGAGTCAATTTTCATCCGACCAATAAAGTCGTGCTCTTCGGCCACCACTTTGCCGCGATTGCTGGAGCGGGGCCGTTGCTGGGCCCGGTGCTGGCGGCGCAATTCGGATTTGTGCCCGGGTTTCTCTGGCTGGTGATTGGCGCGGTGCTGGCTGGGGCAGTGCAGGATTTCATTATTCTCGTCGCCTCGATGCGACGCAATGGTCGGTCGCTTCCTGAGATTGCGCATGATGAGCTAGGTTCCGTTACCGGTACGGCGACGGCGGTGGCGGTGCTCTTTATAGTAGTCGTCGCGCTGGCGGGGTTGGGTTTCGCGGTGGTGAATGCGCTCTACCACAATGCCTGGGGTACGTTCACGATTGCGATGACGATCCCGATCGGTCTCCTCATGGGCTTTTATCTCCAGAAGTTTCGTCCCGGCGCAGTGGCGGAAGTGTCGATACTTGGCGTGGTGCTTTTGATTGCCGCCGTGCTGTACGGCCGTGTGGTGGCGCAGTCATCCTACGCGTGGATGTTTGAATTCGATAAACCGGCATTGGTTTGGCTGTTGGCCGGATATGGCTTTCTTGCCTCGGTGTTGCCGGGCTGGATGTTGCTGGTGCCGCGTGGCTATCTTTCAACATTTATGAAGCTTGGGGTTGTGTTTCTGCTTGGACTTGGCGTGATTCTCATGGCGCCGACGATCGAGATGCCGCGCGTGACACAGTTTGCCAATGGAGGCGGTCCAATCATTCCCGGCACTCTTTTTCCGTTTCTCTTCATTACGATTGCCTGTGGGGCGATTTCGGGTTTTCATTCGCTGGTCTCGTCCGGGACGACGCCCAAGATGATCGAGCAGGAGTCGCAGGCTGTGGTGGGCTATGCGGCGATGTTGTTGGAAAGTTTCGTCGGCGTGATGGCATTGATTGCGGCCTCCGTGCTGATACCCGGCGATTATCTCGCGATCAATACCACGTTAGGCGAAGAGGCATTATCGGCTATGGGCTTTGCACCATCGAAGCTTGCAGAACTATCTCAGATGGTGGAGGTAGATGTCGCGGGGCGTCCAGGTGGGGCAGTATCTCTCGCGGTTGGGATGGCGTCCATCTTTTCCGCACTGCCCGGCATGGCGGGGCTCATGGCCTACTGGTATCAATTTGCGCTGGTGTTCGAGGCGCTGTTCATTCTCACGACAATTGATACAGGGACCCGTGTAGGGCGTTACCTTATCCAGGAGATGGCGGGTACGGTCTATGCGCCGTTTCGGCGGATCAACTGGATTCCGGGGGTTGTCGTGAGCAGTGGTGTGGTGGTCGGGGCATGGGCCTACCTAATTGGGACGGGAAGTATTTCAACTATTTGGCCGATGTTTGGTGCGGCGAATCAGCTGCTTGGGATGTTGGCGCTTTGCATCGGAACTACGGTACTGATCAAGATGCGGAAAACCTCCTATCTCTGGGTGACGGCACTGCCGATGCTGTTTGTGGGCTTCATCACGTTGACCGGATCCTACGAGATGTTTTGGATGTTTTTGAAGAAAGCCGGAACGTTGGCGGTAGGGCAAGCCCTTGCTCTCTATCTGGATGCCGTGTTGGTGGCATTGGTCGCGGTGCTGGGCCTGATTGTCTTGAGCGACAGTATCAGGCAGTGGTATGCCTATGTGGTCTTGAAGAAGCCGATTACATCAAGCGAAGTTCTCGTGATGGCGGGAGGGGGAACGGCAGGACGGATACAGACAGCGATCGTGTGTGATGACGAGAAGGGGTTCAAGTTGCCGCATGGAACGGGGTGCTGTTAG
- a CDS encoding SpoVT/AbrB domain-containing protein produces MKAHIVRRGKAQDIRLSKALLKKAKLGNDVELRAELGRILISNTAKPRVG; encoded by the coding sequence ATGAAAGCGCACATTGTTCGGAGAGGCAAGGCTCAAGACATCCGTCTATCCAAAGCGCTGCTCAAGAAGGCAAAGCTGGGCAACGATGTCGAACTCCGAGCGGAGCTAGGCCGGATTTTGATTTCCAACACAGCGAAGCCACGAGTCGGCTGA
- a CDS encoding hypothetical protein (conserved protein of unknown function): MNAPQPPVVTSSPDILGGTAVFAGTRVPVQTLMEYLEGGETIDDFLEGFPTVTREQVVAYLHANQQG, from the coding sequence ATGAATGCCCCACAACCACCCGTGGTCACATCCTCACCGGACATACTTGGAGGCACTGCTGTCTTCGCAGGAACTCGTGTACCGGTTCAGACACTGATGGAATACTTGGAAGGAGGCGAAACGATCGACGACTTCCTGGAAGGGTTTCCCACCGTCACACGAGAGCAAGTAGTCGCCTACCTTCACGCAAATCAACAAGGCTAG
- a CDS encoding hypothetical protein (conserved protein of unknown function): MSDDDLYFGREQTLAKHLILRNYLEQFAIVVGSSWDTITYVDCFSGPWNVQSDDFKDSSFAIALEQLRKAREVHRSQGRSLRLRCLFLEKSRSAYAKLKEYTDGIGDVEILAKNAKLEDAIFEIEQFVKEGGRKSFPFIFVDPTGWTGFAMETISPLLRLRPGEVLVNFMTEHIRRFIDSPQKPTQESLKRLFGSESFKDKLKGLEKLDREDALIEAYCDSLRKLGGFPYVSSTIVPHPEQDRTHFHLIYATRDPRGIQVFKAAERKSVPLVEEARAEVQEREEVRKVGHKQLGITFDSEIEEAHSGYLVSLRERYNNHAKAAVEKMLEAGQTVLYDDVWTLAMGYPLIWEADLKGWINNWSREGKLKIHGMEPRQRVPRVGQRIRLLWLVKR; the protein is encoded by the coding sequence TTGAGCGACGATGACTTATACTTCGGTCGAGAACAAACCCTTGCCAAGCACCTCATCCTCCGCAACTATTTAGAACAGTTCGCAATAGTTGTCGGCTCTAGCTGGGACACAATTACATACGTTGATTGTTTTTCTGGACCTTGGAATGTCCAGTCGGATGATTTCAAGGACAGCTCTTTCGCTATTGCTCTTGAGCAATTGAGAAAGGCGAGAGAAGTTCACCGTTCTCAGGGTCGCTCATTAAGGCTGCGGTGCTTGTTTCTCGAGAAGTCTCGATCTGCTTATGCAAAGTTGAAGGAGTACACGGATGGCATTGGAGATGTTGAAATTCTTGCCAAGAATGCGAAATTGGAAGACGCGATCTTCGAGATCGAACAATTTGTGAAGGAAGGCGGAAGAAAGTCATTCCCATTCATTTTTGTTGATCCTACGGGATGGACAGGGTTTGCGATGGAGACTATTTCTCCGCTCTTAAGGCTTCGTCCAGGGGAAGTGTTAGTGAACTTCATGACAGAACACATACGCCGATTTATTGATTCGCCACAGAAGCCAACACAAGAGAGTTTGAAGAGGTTGTTTGGATCGGAGAGCTTCAAAGACAAATTAAAGGGGCTTGAAAAGCTTGATCGCGAAGATGCACTCATCGAAGCATATTGCGATAGCCTTAGAAAGCTTGGAGGATTCCCATACGTCAGCTCTACCATTGTTCCCCATCCCGAACAAGATCGTACCCATTTCCATCTGATATACGCCACAAGAGACCCTAGGGGCATTCAGGTTTTTAAGGCAGCGGAGCGGAAGTCGGTACCGCTCGTAGAGGAGGCAAGGGCTGAAGTTCAGGAACGTGAAGAAGTTAGGAAGGTTGGCCACAAGCAACTAGGAATTACATTCGACAGTGAAATTGAAGAAGCACATTCTGGCTACCTTGTATCTTTGCGTGAGCGCTATAACAACCATGCAAAAGCAGCTGTAGAGAAAATGCTCGAAGCTGGACAAACCGTTCTCTACGATGACGTCTGGACTCTGGCCATGGGATATCCTCTGATATGGGAAGCTGATCTGAAGGGTTGGATTAACAACTGGAGTAGGGAAGGTAAGCTGAAGATCCATGGGATGGAGCCAAGGCAACGCGTTCCGAGGGTTGGGCAACGAATTCGGCTTCTATGGCTTGTTAAACGCTAA
- a CDS encoding hypothetical protein (conserved protein of unknown function): MSDNSKIEWTDATWNPVRGCSKVSPGCANCYAETFAERFRGVPGHPYEFGFDIRLIPEKISEPLRWRTPKMIFVNSMSDLFHEQIPDDYIVSVAQVMKLASWHTYQVLTKRSERLQDLLRTKLIFAADQSHIWWGVSVENKKQGLPRIVHLNGSTAKVRFLSIEPLLEDLGEFCMDGVNWVIVGGESGAGARPMEKDWVISIRDKCKKAKIPFFFKQWGGVRKSETGRSLNGRTYDEFPQRVRNPIMSHEKSSAAIESIEALCSAGFTR; this comes from the coding sequence ATGAGCGATAATTCAAAAATAGAGTGGACCGATGCAACATGGAACCCAGTCAGGGGATGCTCAAAAGTAAGCCCTGGCTGTGCGAATTGCTACGCTGAAACATTCGCGGAGCGCTTTAGAGGAGTTCCTGGTCATCCGTATGAGTTTGGTTTTGACATTCGATTGATCCCTGAGAAAATATCCGAGCCCTTACGGTGGCGGACTCCCAAAATGATTTTTGTCAATTCCATGAGCGACTTGTTTCACGAGCAAATTCCCGATGATTACATTGTTTCAGTGGCTCAAGTCATGAAATTGGCCAGTTGGCACACTTATCAGGTCCTGACGAAGCGATCAGAAAGACTTCAGGACCTACTTAGGACTAAGCTTATTTTCGCTGCGGATCAGTCCCATATATGGTGGGGAGTCAGTGTTGAAAATAAAAAGCAGGGCCTACCGCGTATCGTCCATTTGAATGGCTCGACTGCTAAAGTTAGATTTCTATCGATCGAGCCGTTACTTGAAGATCTAGGAGAATTCTGTATGGATGGGGTCAATTGGGTCATTGTTGGCGGGGAAAGTGGCGCGGGTGCAAGGCCCATGGAGAAGGATTGGGTGATTTCCATTCGTGATAAGTGCAAGAAGGCCAAGATCCCTTTCTTTTTTAAGCAATGGGGTGGAGTTCGTAAAAGCGAGACGGGCCGATCTCTCAATGGAAGGACTTACGACGAATTCCCGCAGCGTGTGCGGAATCCCATCATGAGCCATGAAAAATCTAGTGCGGCAATTGAATCAATTGAAGCACTTTGTTCTGCTGGATTTACCCGTTGA
- a CDS encoding hypothetical protein (conserved protein of unknown function) yields MPYLVDGNRGICDVTDFGQEVAHYVDRRDRLNLFPKGFDGLQLILSRYVENDLESVGFKVNDTYVIPTRPLIERTMLIRHKERKFGRGCVQEWTSHRRYLRAQFAELLKPIDDMLAASPFLLTDRSLFVDYNLYGVLGNYLFNGKIKLPNLKRLRRWHQAMNTKQ; encoded by the coding sequence GTGCCCTACCTTGTCGATGGGAACCGCGGGATCTGCGATGTCACAGATTTCGGACAAGAAGTGGCACATTACGTGGATCGTCGCGATCGCCTGAACCTCTTTCCCAAAGGGTTCGATGGGCTCCAGTTGATTCTCTCGCGCTATGTCGAGAACGATCTAGAGTCGGTGGGATTCAAGGTGAATGATACGTACGTGATTCCGACTCGCCCCCTCATCGAACGGACAATGCTCATTCGCCACAAGGAACGGAAGTTTGGACGAGGCTGCGTCCAGGAATGGACCTCCCACCGGCGATATCTACGCGCACAGTTTGCGGAACTTTTGAAGCCGATCGATGACATGTTGGCGGCTTCGCCGTTTCTGCTGACCGATCGCTCGTTGTTCGTGGATTACAATCTATACGGCGTGCTAGGCAACTACCTGTTCAACGGCAAGATCAAATTGCCCAATCTGAAACGCCTCCGACGCTGGCACCAGGCGATGAATACGAAGCAGTAA
- a CDS encoding hypothetical protein (conserved protein of unknown function), giving the protein MSADGPAPPPTGRERRDYYRITVTLPIRLQPETDMTEGTTTEKSVNLSAGGIGLVVNTPYQANEVLACTLLLPDQEPFTASIEVLRVDSLPSPPNTYRLHARFIRLTSAEREMLVRWILQLQRAHLNKHYSA; this is encoded by the coding sequence ATGTCAGCAGATGGACCAGCTCCGCCGCCGACTGGGCGAGAGCGGCGAGATTACTATCGAATCACCGTCACCCTGCCCATTCGCTTGCAACCCGAGACAGACATGACCGAAGGGACGACCACTGAGAAATCCGTGAATCTGAGCGCTGGTGGCATCGGCCTGGTGGTCAATACACCCTACCAGGCCAACGAGGTACTTGCCTGCACATTGCTCCTCCCCGACCAAGAACCCTTTACCGCCTCCATTGAAGTCTTGCGGGTTGATTCCCTTCCCTCCCCACCGAATACCTATCGCCTCCACGCACGCTTTATCAGATTGACCTCGGCGGAGCGAGAAATGTTGGTCCGGTGGATTCTGCAGTTACAGCGGGCGCATCTCAATAAGCACTATTCTGCTTGA
- a CDS encoding hypothetical protein (conserved protein of unknown function): protein MIRPSDGSVQPTLLIRLFRGPTKGGIHSHGGGHLDWATVESTQYYQRHHYRVLLPVPYPVMFSNAQTIAEGKVMNLTVFGCAIECDDTPPKQTTLRVRLILPDHTQSLPVEEAEVRWVQGNRMGLQFHKVERAADFRLHGFVWDRMVERFRTIVQDGLSTR, encoded by the coding sequence TTGATCAGACCTAGCGACGGCTCCGTTCAACCTACGTTATTGATAAGGCTGTTCCGTGGCCCCACCAAAGGGGGGATTCATTCTCATGGAGGCGGCCATTTAGACTGGGCCACCGTGGAATCGACACAGTACTATCAGCGACACCACTATCGAGTCCTGCTTCCCGTGCCATACCCCGTGATGTTTTCCAATGCCCAGACCATCGCGGAAGGGAAAGTGATGAATCTCACGGTGTTCGGCTGCGCGATTGAGTGTGACGATACCCCTCCAAAGCAGACGACACTCCGTGTGCGGCTGATCCTCCCTGATCATACACAGTCACTACCAGTTGAAGAAGCAGAGGTTCGATGGGTCCAGGGGAATCGGATGGGCCTACAGTTTCACAAGGTGGAGCGGGCCGCAGACTTTCGACTGCATGGGTTTGTATGGGATCGTATGGTCGAACGGTTTCGAACGATCGTTCAGGACGGGCTTTCGACTCGCTGA
- a CDS encoding hypothetical protein (conserved membrane protein of unknown function) yields MLRYFLLALGLAVLGFLVWRIGPGHIYDAASRLGPVTLLIILIPSVLMYTIEAYGWKIVLGPAGKAVPFWRLLTIRTAGEVVNMTTPTAYLGGEPLKAYLLKRHNVPMAEGAASVVIAKTTMTIAEVCFILAGISLGFWILGAGSSAGQTITAALVSVGLLVCSIAGFVFIQHRGLFASILSIVKKLGVRISALEAQEEHLRSIDQTILDFYRHHKKAFLASTGVCFFGWLAESLEVFGIIYFLGESVSFWAAISIGALAAFIKGGSFFIPGSLGAQDAGYLLLLQAFGYSDVTGITFALLRRFRELVWITIGLLCLALVGKRGINRDQRVESPS; encoded by the coding sequence GTGTTGAGGTATTTCCTACTCGCCCTCGGTCTTGCCGTTCTCGGCTTTCTCGTTTGGCGTATTGGGCCCGGTCATATCTACGATGCGGCATCGCGCCTAGGTCCGGTCACCTTATTGATCATCCTCATTCCGTCCGTGCTCATGTATACAATCGAAGCCTATGGCTGGAAGATAGTGCTAGGGCCGGCCGGGAAAGCTGTGCCATTTTGGAGGTTGCTCACGATTCGGACAGCCGGCGAAGTGGTGAACATGACCACCCCAACGGCCTACTTGGGGGGGGAACCACTGAAGGCATATTTGCTGAAACGGCATAATGTTCCGATGGCGGAAGGGGCGGCGTCCGTGGTGATCGCCAAGACGACCATGACGATCGCCGAAGTGTGTTTCATTCTCGCCGGAATCTCTCTTGGGTTTTGGATTCTCGGTGCCGGCAGCTCGGCAGGGCAGACGATTACGGCGGCACTGGTGAGTGTGGGGTTGCTCGTGTGCTCGATCGCTGGGTTTGTCTTTATCCAGCATCGTGGACTCTTTGCATCAATTCTGTCGATCGTCAAGAAGCTGGGTGTGAGGATCAGCGCGTTAGAAGCGCAAGAAGAACATCTGCGCTCGATCGACCAGACGATTCTGGATTTCTACCGCCATCATAAGAAAGCGTTTCTCGCATCGACCGGAGTATGCTTTTTCGGCTGGCTGGCCGAATCGCTGGAAGTCTTTGGGATCATTTACTTTCTTGGAGAGTCGGTGAGTTTCTGGGCCGCCATCTCCATCGGAGCGCTGGCTGCTTTTATTAAAGGCGGGTCATTTTTTATCCCCGGAAGTCTGGGCGCTCAAGACGCCGGCTATCTTCTGTTGTTGCAGGCCTTCGGCTACAGCGACGTGACCGGTATCACATTCGCGCTGCTGCGACGGTTTCGTGAGCTGGTCTGGATTACCATTGGCTTACTGTGTCTGGCACTGGTTGGGAAACGAGGGATAAATCGAGATCAGCGAGTCGAAAGCCCGTCCTGA